The Primulina huaijiensis isolate GDHJ02 chromosome 6, ASM1229523v2, whole genome shotgun sequence genomic sequence TactaaaaaaaagagagaaataaaATGACCATGTTAGCTCcgttaaacaaaaaaaaaaagtgcatGCATGGGTAGAAGATTCAGAAAAGCTTGCTTGCGAACTCATCGATGTCTATCCTTTTAATGGAGGACGATTCAGCAAGATCTCTGAGCTCCGACATGCTTCTTCCCAACTGCAGGCACACCTTCATTTCAAATAATTCTCCATTCTCCCTTCTCTCCATATCATCTTCCCTCAGGTTCGATTCAATCGATTCTTCCATCAGCTTGAAGAATCCCGCGTTGCTCCGGTACATTTCGAACACCATTCCTACCTGCCCGCCGTGCTCGAATGCATTCACAACACTCGCCAACGCGCCACCGAAAACGCCCAGCATCACTGCCCAACCGCCATGGGAAGGGGAGCCAACTAATGAGGAACCCACGGCGGCTAAACCCGTCAGAATTGGGGCCGTAATGGCAAGAactttgttgagttttaatgctTTGTTGGCCAATCTCAAGTAGTCTTCCCTATCTTTTATTCTCATGACGTTCactatctctctcatttcttcctCTAATTTCCCGTCCCAGCCGTTGAAATCTTTGTTCCCGCCTGGACCTTTTGACTGTCTCCGCCGCTGCTCTGTCGGCCACCAGACTGCGGGCTCCACCGTCTCAGGGAATTTTTCCAGCATTACGCCAAGGAGAGGAAGCGGGTAAGCTTTATCCAGGGCCAACACTTTTTCCATTAATTCTTCAACATCAACCACCGTAGGATTCCCTGTGCAAATCATCGTCTGGATTTGATTATGAAGCTGCTTGAACAGCCTGGCAGCGTTTCGTTGTTCTTCAGCAAGCTGAGACGGCTGAATCGTATTCACGATCGACAGCATCCCAGTTGCGGCCACGTACATGGCAGTGGACGAAAGCTTCAAAGCAGCCTCCGGAGCTCCAGCGCTTATGGCGGCAATTCCTGCCATCATTGCAGCAGCCGGAGTGATCGCATTGAT encodes the following:
- the LOC140978721 gene encoding probable F-box protein At4g22030, which gives rise to MSTLKSSSLLNSFMFSSSNSQQKRIVRAAINIPQRVTSISLPELRTSGLDELELHESIEKRVSPISISTGFKRFENNGADPLVIAKIYAILEAVADRVEMHNNIGDQRTHWNSLLLNSINAITPAAAMMAGIAAISAGAPEAALKLSSTAMYVAATGMLSIVNTIQPSQLAEEQRNAARLFKQLHNQIQTMICTGNPTVVDVEELMEKVLALDKAYPLPLLGVMLEKFPETVEPAVWWPTEQRRRQSKGPGGNKDFNGWDGKLEEEMREIVNVMRIKDREDYLRLANKALKLNKVLAITAPILTGLAAVGSSLVGSPSHGGWAVMLGVFGGALASVVNAFEHGGQVGMVFEMYRSNAGFFKLMEESIESNLREDDMERRENGELFEMKVCLQLGRSMSELRDLAESSSIKRIDIDEFASKLF